In the Proteiniborus sp. DW1 genome, ATTTTAATTCTCTACTTGTATTCTTATAATTTAATTTCAATGTCTACACCTGCTGGTAGATTAAGTTTCATTAATGAATCTACTGTTTTTGGTGTAGGATTTAAGATATCGATTAATCTCTTATGAGTTCTTTGCTCAAACTGCTCTCTAGAATCCTTATACTTGTGAACAGCTCTTAGTATTGTTATGATTTGTTTTTCAGTTGGTAGTGGAATTGGGCCTGAAACATTTGCTCCTGTTCTTTTTGCAGTTTCCACAATTTTTTGTGCTGACACATCAAGAATTTCATGATCATAAGCTTTTAATCTGATTCTTATTTTTTGTTTGTTTGACATTAAAATTCCCTCCTTACTATCGCATGTTTTGATTTACATGCGACAACGAGCGCCGATACACTTAACCGGGTGTTTTGTGGTTTTTTGTGCACAGCTATCCCTTGTCGCC is a window encoding:
- the rpsJ gene encoding 30S ribosomal protein S10 — protein: MSNKQKIRIRLKAYDHEILDVSAQKIVETAKRTGANVSGPIPLPTEKQIITILRAVHKYKDSREQFEQRTHKRLIDILNPTPKTVDSLMKLNLPAGVDIEIKL